TGGATGAAGACGGCGAGCCCAACGGCTATTTCGACGTTCACAACTATATCGCGATGTGCCGCGAACACTACGACAAGGTCGGTATTGGCGCGGACTATGTCGACAGCCTGTTTCGCTAGAATGCTTGGCGGCGCTACCCGGAGCAGTGCCGCCAGCCATCATACGCTCATGCCGCCATCGACCATATGGGTGGTGCCGGTGACAAAGCCGGAGAGATCCGATGCCAGGTAAAGAATGGAGCGCGCGATTTCATCGGGCGTTGCATGCCGACCCATCGGGATCATCTCATTGAAAAACGCGGTGCCATCGCGACCAATTTCGGCACCAAGCCCCTGCTCCACCGCCAGCTGGAAACCATTGTCCACGGGCCCTGGATGGATAGTGTTCACCCGGATGCCGCGTGGCGCCAATTCCTTGGCCAGACACCGCATCAGCCCAACCTGCGCATGCTTGGCGGTAATATAGGCATAGACTCCCGGATCGCCCCGAACACCGGCAACGCTTGAGGTTATGATCAGACTGCCGCCGCTGGCCATCAGCGGGGTCAGATGTTTGGCGACAAGATAGGCGCCGCGTACATGGACGGCGTGAACCTGATCAAAGACCGCATCGGGATAGTCGGCAATCGGCGCGACAGTGCCGAAATTGCCCGCATTGGACAGCACGACATCAAGCCCGCCAAATCGTTCGGTCACCTGCGCCGCCAGATCGGCGACGGCACCGGCCTGCGATACATCTGCGGCGATCAGCACGATATCGCCTTGTGGCAATTCTGCGCGGGCCGTTTCGAGATCGACCAGATTGAGATCGGACAGGATCAGGCGCGCGCCCTCGGCCAAGAACCGGTGTGCGGTGGCACGGCCAATGCTGCCAGCGCCGCCGGTAATCAGGCAGGTTTTACCCGCTAGCAGGCTCATCGAACCCTCCAGTGCAAGAAAAAGGGGGCGCTCCGTTGCCGAAGCGCCCGTTAGTTGGTCGGGATCAGAATGGGTAGTGGATGTGACCGGACTGCTGCACGGTCATCCAGCGCAACTCGGTGAACTCGGCAATGCCCCATTTGCCGCCAAAACGGCCATAGCCGGACGACTTCACGCCGCCAAAGGGCATCTGCGCCTCGTCATGCACGGTGGGACCATTGATGTGGCAGATGCCCGATTCAATGCGCTGACCCACGGCCATGGCACGATTGGTGTCCTGACCGAAGACTGCGGCAGACAGACCGTATTCTGTGTCGTTGGCGATACGGACGGCCTCGTCGATGGAACCTGCCCGGACCACGGTCACCACGGGACCAAAGGATTCCTCGCCATAAATGCGCATGGCCGGCGTGACCTTGTCGAGCACGGTGGCATCCATGATGGTGCCATCAACGGTGCCGCCAGCAGCGAGAACGGCGCCCTTGGCGACGGCATCCTTTACCAGTTGATCAATGCGCTTGGCAGCGCCGGCGTCGACCAGCGAGCCCAGCGGGGTGTTGCCCTTGCGCGGATCACCCGCCACCAGTGTCTTGGCCTTGGCGGCCAGTCGCGCAACGAACTCGTCGGCGATCTTTTCATCGGCAACGATGCGCTCGGTCGACATGCAGATCTGGCCCTGATTCATGTAGGCGCCAAAGGCCGCAGCATTGACCGCTTCATCCAGGTCCGCATCGTCGAGCACGACGAAGGGAGCCTTGCCGCCCAGCTCGAGCAGAGCGGGCTTGAGGAAACGCCCCGCAGTCTCGGCGATGATGCGGCCAACCCGGGTGGAGCCGGTGAAGTTCACGCGGCGGATGGCGGGGTGAGCGATCAGTGTTTCAACCACTTCAGGCGCATCATCAGGCGCGTTTGAGACGGCGTTGAGCACGCCCTTGGGCAGCCCGGCCTCGTGCAGCACCTCAACGATGAGGCGATGGGTGCGCGGGCACAGCTCGGAAGTCTTCATCACCACGGTATTGCCGCAAGCCAGCGGGGTGGCCAGCGAGCGGACACCAAGAATGACCGGGGCGTTCCAGGGTGCCATGGCCAGGACCACACCAGCGGGCTGGCGGATGGCCATCGCCATGCTACCCGGCCGGTTAGTGGGAATGATGTCGCCATGAATCTGGGTGGTCAGCGATGCCGCTTCGCGCAGCATATCGGCGGCCAGGCCAACATTGAACATGGCCCAGCCTGCCGTGGCACCAATTTCAGCGCCCATGGCGTCAACGAAATCGCCGCCCCTGCCCTCAAGCAGATCGGCCGCCTTGAGCAGGATGGTACGGCGCGTCTTTGGCGAACTCTTTGACCATTCCGGGAAGGCCGCTGCGGCGGAATCCACCGCACGGTTGACGTCGTCCAGTGTAGCCGCGGCAGCGGTGGTAGCGACCTCGCCCGAGATTGGATTCATGCGCGCGAATGTGACGCCGCCGGTGGCCGCCACGTCCTGGTTATCGATCAGCAGACCGAGATGTTCCATAATAGTGCTCCTTCAACTCAAATCTGTGGTGGTGCCGCCAAGGAACGCCTGTTGGACAGCAGGATCGGTCATCAATGCCGATGCGGTGTTTTCGCCAACGATACGGCCCGCTTCCATGAGGTAGCCGCGATCGGCGATGGCAAGGCTGATCGAGACATTCTGTTCGACCAGCAGCAGGGCAACGCCTGTTTCGCGAATGCGGCGCAGGGCTGCGAAAAGTTCAGTGACCACAATTGGTGCCAGACCCAGACTGGGCTCATCGAGCATCAGCAGACGCGGATTGCTCATCAGCGCGCGTCCAATGGCGACCATTTGCTGTTCGCCGCCGGACATGGTGCGGGCCATTTGTTTACGCCGCTCGGCCAGCTTGGGGAACAGGTCAAATATCAGCTCAAGACGGGCGGCTTCACCGCCGCGTGCGCGTTGCGGGTGGGCGCCCAGCATGAGGTTTTCATCGACCGTCAGCTCGCCGAAAATGCCGCGCCCTTCGGGCACCAAGGCAATGCCGGCATCGGGAACCTTGTGGGGTGGCATGTTGAGCAATGAGAGGCCGTCGAGCGACATGGCTGTCTGGCCGCTGGTCTTGACCATGCCCGAGACAGCCTTGAGCAGCGAAGACTTGCCGGCCCCGTTGGCGCCCAGGATGACCACGGTCTCCTGATCACCCACCGAGACGCTGACGTCATCGAGCGCCAGATGGCGGCCATAGCGCAAAGAAAGATTGGCAATATCAAGCATGGCCTTCTCCAAGATAGGCACGAACTACATGCTCGTCGGCCAGTACGTCGTTGGTGGGGCCATCAGCGATCTTGGTGCCGACGTTCATCACCACCGCCCGCGAGCACAGCGCGCGGACAGCTTCCATGATGTGTTCGACCAGCAGAACCGTCATGCCGCGCTCGCGCAGCGACACGATCAGATCAATGCCGACCCGCAATTCAGTGGGGTTGAGGCCCGAAAGCCATTCATCAAGCAGCAGCAGACGAGGTCGTGCTGCCAGAGCACGGGCGAGTTCCATGCGCTTCTGATCGATATAGGTCAGATCCTGCGCCATTTCGTGCCCGCGACCAGCCAGACCGACATCGACCAGCAGTTTCTCGGCTTCGGTTTCGGCCTCTTCCCCCCAGACAGCATCGCGCCGGAAGGCTACGGCCGCCACGATGTTCTGCCGGACGCTCAATGATGGCAGCACCCGCACGAGCTGGAAGGTACGCGCCACGCCATGATGGGCGATGCGATGGGGTGGCAGGCCTGAAATATCGGCTTCATCGAACATGATGCGACCGGCAGTGGGTGCAAAAGCACCGGAGATCATGTTGATCACTGTGGTCTTGCCGGAGCCGTTTGGGCCCAGCAGCGCGACGATTTCGCCTTCGGCCACCGAGAAATCGACATTGTTGACGGCTGTCAGGCCACCGAATTGCTTGCGCAGTTTTTCTACGCGGACCAGAGCACTCATTTTGCAGACTCCTCGGGCTTGCGGTTCCGGAACCGGCCTGAATGCTCTTCGATGAAGGCCAGAACGCCGCGCGGCACGACGAAGACGATGACGATGAACAGGCAGCCCAGAATGATCGAATAATGGCTGGGGAAGTTGGCCGACAGCCACTCGAACATCAAAAAGAGCGGCACAGCGCCCAGCAATGGACCCCATAGACGGGTTGCCCCACCCAGCAGCGCCATGATCAGCGTCAGGAACGAGATGGTGGGGTTGAAGACGATGGACGGCTCGACATAGGTCCAGCGTGGCGCCTGGATGGCCCCGACCAGGGTCATGATGGTGGCGCTGACGGTGAACAGGGCCAGCTTGATGCGGGCGATATCGATGCCGGCATGGGCAGCAACCACTTCGTCGTCGCCGATGACCTTGAGTGCGAGCCCGATGCGCGAGCGGCCGATCCACCAGCCGATCAGCAGCGTCACCGCACCCAGGCCGAGCAGTTGCCAATAGATGTCGGTGGCACTGAAGGGCAGGAAGATATAGCGCCCCAGCGTGCCGGTGACATTGACCTCATACCAGGTGACGAGCTGGCGGATCAGTTCGGCCAGGCCGAAGGTGAAGATCACGAAATAGACACCCGCCAGGCGCAGCGTCGCCAATCCGACAAGCACGGCAACCACCATACCGAGCAGCGCTGCCACTAGCAGGACCAGCGGATAGGGCAAGGTTTCGGACAGGACAGCGACCGTATAGGCGCCGATGCCGAAAAAAGCGACCGTGGCCAGTGAGACATAGCGGGTTGGCCCCGAGAACAGAGCCCATGCCGTGGCCAGGGTCACATAGCCAGCCAGACCGAGCAGCAGGCCGACACCATAGGCATCAATGACCGTGGGGAGGATGACCAGACCGATCAGCGCCAGAAGAGACACGCCGAAGCCGATAATAGTACGCGACATTAGCTGGCAGCCTTTCCGAACAGGCCCGACGGGCGCCACAGAAGCACGGCCAGGAAAATTGCATAGGTTGCGGCCAGGGTAAGACCGGGATCGACATAGGTAGCGACCAGGGTTTCGACCAGACCAAGCAACAGACCAGCGACCAGCGCACCCATCAGATTGCCCAGCCCGCCCATGATGACCACCACCAGCGCCTTCATCGTGAAAATCACGCCCATGGATGCGGTGAAGGTCTGGTACATCGAAATCATCACACCGCCAGACGCTGCCAGTGTGGCGCCCAGAGCGAAGGCAAAGCGGGCGGTCCGATTGACGTCGATGCCGACAAGCGGGGCCGATTGCGGCGCGACAGCGACGGCGCGAATGGCGGTACCCCAGCGGGTGCGGGTCAAGGCAAGGTAGAGCGCGGCGCCGATCACCACCGCCAGCACGAAGGCCAGCAGTCGGTTGGCACCAATGGTGGCGCCAAAGATCTGAACGCCGAAATTGAGATAGCTGTAGCTGGTGTAGTTGGAACCGAAGACAACCAGCATGACGCCCTGCAGCACAAACAGCAGACCGAACGTGGCCAGAATGGAGTCCACTTCCAGGGTGCCGCTCTTGGCGGAGCGTTTGACCAGCGGCTGCATCATCAGGCCATAGACCAGATAGCCGAAGGCGAATGCGCCGGGCAGGATGATAATCAGCCCGAGCACAGGATTGATGCCGAGCTGGCTTACCAGCAGATAGGCACAGAAGGCGGCGATGATGATGGTTTCGCCATAGGCGAGGTTCATGATGCGCGAGATGCCGTACTGGAGCGTCAGCCCCATTGCGACAAGCGCATATGTCCCTCCGAGCACAAGCCCGGATATGATTGCGGTTACGATCACGCCGCCGCCTCCTGCATGGTCACGTGTTAGTCGATATTACTGTGCTGCGACCCAAGGTGCCTTGGGCAGCATGGGTGTGCTGGCACCGGCGCGATCCGATGGCTCGATGCCGACGAACATGCCGTTCTGCCACTGACCCGTCCACCACAGGTTACGCAACTGGTTGTCTTCCAGCTTGGTCTCACCGAGCACGGTTTCGAAGGTGCCGTTGGAGAGCTCGGCAGACACTGCCTCACGATCCAGACCGACGCGCTTGATTGCCTCTTCGAGCATCTGCAGCGAGGTATAGGTGATCACGCTGCCCCAGAGGTCAGGTGCTGCACCGATAAAGGCTTCATGGCGGGCACGATAGTCGGCATTGGCCGCATCGTTGGGATCAATACCACCCAGGCTCATAATGCCCTCGGCATTGGCGCCATTGGCGGCACCAAAAGCGGGGAAGCCAACACCAACGCCCATATAGAGGACCTTGGGATTGAAGTCGGCGACCTGTGCCTGCGCCGTCATGGCGAAGGTGTCAGGCGGATAGGAGAAAGCGATGAAGGTATCAGCGCCACTGCCTGCCGACTCATTGAGCATGGGCGAGAAATCTGACGTGGTTGGCGGATAGCTGGTGTCATAAACCAGCTCAAAACCTGCCTCGGTCAGGGCTGGACGTGCAGCCGTCACCAGATCGATACCGAAGCCATCAGCGACCGAGATCATGGCGATCTTGTTGTTGATGGTGCCTTCATCGCGGGCTTTGGTGAGAACCTCAGCCAGCGCCTTGGTGTAATCGGCACCACCGCCGAGAAGCCAGAAGCTCTTGTCCCAACGCTCGACGAATTCAGGTGCCTTGTCGGTCACGGCCGAAACGGCAAGCTGGGGATAGCCGAAGCGGTCAAACAGCGGTGCGACGGCGAGGTTGAAGCCCGTGCCCCAGGGCGGCAGAATGAAATCGACCTTGTCCTGGGTCGCCAGACGCTCAACGGCACGGACAACTTCTTCAGATGCCGAACGGTCGTCATATTCGATGACTTCGATGGGCAGACGCGAGCCATCGGGCATCTCAAGGCCGCCGGCTTCGTTGACCTCGTGAATCCACAGCTTGTAGTTGGGCACTGTGGTGATGCCGGCACCGCCAGCATTGGCACCGGACAAGGACACGGCATAACCGATCTTGACCGAGGTGCGGTCTTCGGCCTGAACGGCCAGCGAACTGGCGCTCAGCATGAGAGCGGCCACCAGACCAAAGCTTTGCAGGGCGCTCCTGCGCGAAAGTACGTTCATGAATATCTCCTCCTGTGGGACCCAAAGGGAACCCGTATGCGATGACCCGGCTCTTCGGTCGCAATGCCATCGACTAGGTGGAGCTTAGGAGCAGCATGAAGAGAGAAGAATAGACTTTTTGAGGAGAAACTTGTACTTTTGACGGATGCCGCAATCGACCCGCGATATCACTCAGGAACTCGAAGCCCAAGCGGTTCGCTCCGCGCTTGATGTGGGGCAATGGACGCTGCACGGGCGGCGCAGCAGGTGTTTTGTGATGATATCGGGCTCGGGCAGCATTCTGGTTGGCTCCGAAGACGTGGCGCTGCGGGCCCCGTGTCTGGTGTGGCTACCAGAGGGGCAATCAGCGCATCTGACAATGCGGGCAGGATCAAGCGGTGCGTGGCTGGCCGTCACGGGTCAGGCACTGGGTCATGTCGCCCTGCCCGGCAGCATCGCCGATGATCTGCGCCACATGCTGCTGCGCCCGCAATTGGGAACCACCCTCAAGCCTGATGTGGCCCGGGGCCTGACCGATCACCTGCTGGCTATTGAAGGCGAGTTGCGAGCGAGCAAGCCCGGCGCGCCCGAAATGGTGCGGCATCTATTGGCGGCAGTGTTTATCGGGCTGTGGCGAATGAGCGAACTGGTCTCGCATGAGGCACGGCCCCTGCCCCGGTTTATCGTCGATCATTTCCTGCAACTGGTGGAAGTGCATCTGAATGACCAGTGGAAGGTGGCCGACTATGCCGCCGCCATGGGGGTATCGACCGACCGCCTGAATACAGCTGTGCGCCGCGCACTTGGCAAGGCGCCGCTTGAGGTGATTCACGACCGCGTCTGCGCGGCGGCACGGCAAATGCTGGAAAGCTCAGGACTGCAAATTGATCGGGTAGCGGCGCTGCTAGGGTTTGACGATCCCGCCTATTTCAGCCGCTTCTTCAAGCGTCTGACGGGTATGTCACCCAGACAGTATCGCCATGACTATGCAAGCCGCGCGGCACGTCCCGCCGGGTCTTTCGCTGCCTGGCCCTGAGCAGGCCTGGCGTCTGCCAGCGTGCGCGCCGTGTGGCGAATGGCCGTCAGGATACTGGCCGCGGCCGGGCTCAACGTGACATCGACCCGAGTGGTCAACCCGACGGGTCCCAGCGTCTCCTGCATGGCAAACGGCAACATGGCCAGAAGGCCGTCGCGACAATCAGGCGCGACGACGCCTTCGGAAATGAACCAGATGGCATCAGTGGCCCGCAGATAGTTGCGGGCAAAGCTGTCCGAGACAGTTTCGAGCACTGTCTCAGCAAGCGGCACGTCATGGGCGCGCAGGAAACGTTCAACCGTCGGACGGATCACCGCATCCGGGGGCGGCATCAACCAGGGATAATCGGCCAGAGTCGAAAGTACGGGGGCTGACTGACGGGTCAAAGGATGGTCCTTGCGCACCACGGCGCAGACCAGTTCAGAATACAGGTGCTCAAAGCTGAGGCCCGTGATGTCGTGCGGATCAGCCATACGACCGACCACGAAGTCGATCTCGCCCGCGCGCAGCAGATCAATCAGATAGGCGTTTGGGCCCGTAATGACCCGAGCGGGCACGACGACGCCATCGGCGGTCAACGTTGCCAGGGCGGTCGGCAGAATAGCAGTCGAAACCGTGGGCAAGGCACCAACCCTTACCATGCCGGTTGCCGTTGCCTGCCCGGCCACCTGTACGCCCTGGTAAAGAGCGGCCATGCCGTTGGCAGCGTGGAGGCGGAACATTTCGCCCAGGCTGGTCAGGGTCAACGCACGACGGCTGCGATCGAACAGGGCCACCCCCAGAATCGCCTCCAATTCCTGAATGGTCTTGGTGGCAGCTGGCTGACTCATGTTTAAAGCACTAGCGGCCTTGGCCACGCCGCCAAGCCGGGCAACTTCGAGAAAACAGCGCAGATGGCGCAGCTTGAGACGGGGATCAATCAGGTTCAGCGACATGGGCACCTCGAGCGATTACGCTGATTGATATACGTCAAGTTATGCGTTGTCCAAATCTTCTCATTTCCATTTGTGACGCAAACGCGCAAAATAGTGTCAAAGGGAGCTTTGCGGTGCCGTTTGCCCGGATCAATGAAATAACCACGTGGTATCAAGAATCCGGCAGCGGTCCGGCCTTGCCTGTGATCTTTGCCAATTCGCTTGGCACCGATCACCGCATCTGGGCCGGCGTGACCAACCGGTTATCTGCGACGCGGCGCTGCGTGGTGTACGACAAGCGCGGCCACGGCATGAGCGATCTGTCGCCCCAACCCTACGCCATCAGCGACCTGGCTGCCGACCTGCTCGCGCTGGCCAACCACTGTGGCATTGAGCGCTTCGTTATCTGCGGCGTGTCGGTGGGGGGCATGGTTGCCCTGGCCAGCGCTACTGCACAGCCCGAGCGGATTGCCGGGCTGGTGCTTTGCGATACGGCTTCGCGCATTGGCACACCCGATATGTGGAATATCCGGATTGGTCAGGTCCGCAATGACGGGCTATCCGGCATTGCCGACAGTGTCATGGAGCGCTGGTTCAGCCCCGGGTTCCGCGCCACGCGGCAGGATGAACTGGCCGGCTGGCGCAATCTGCTGTTGCGTACACCGGCGCAAGGCTACGCCGAGACCTGCGCGGCCATCCGGGACGCCGATCTGTCGGCCCAGGCGCAAGCCATTGCAGTGCCAACCCTGGTCGTTGCTGGCGCCGACGATCTATCGACACCGCCCGATCTCGTGCGCGCACTGGCGGATCAGGTGAGCGGTGCGCAGTTCGCACTCATCGAAGGCGTCGGCCACATCCCATCCATCGAACAACCTGACCTCCTGGCAGACCTGCTGGGCGAATTTTTGGAGACAATGCCCCATGAGTGAGCGATCCGAACGGGCCGAAACCGGCATGACCACGCGGCGCTCCGTGCTGGGCAACAGCCATGTGGACCGCGCCGAGTCTGCAAAGACCGATTTTGATACCGACTTCCAGACCTTCATCATGGAAGGTGCATGGGGATCGGTATGGTCGCGGCCCGGCCTGACCAAGCGGGAGCGCTCGCTGATTACCCTGGCACTGCTCGCTGCGGGCGGGCATGAGGAGGAATTCGCCATGCATGTGCGGGCCACCGCCAATACCGGGGCATCGGCCAATGACATCAAGGAAGCCCTGTTGCATGTGGCGGTCTATGCCGGCGTGCCTGCGGCCAATAGCGCCTTCAAGGTTGCCAAGGCCGAACTGAGCTTGGGGCAAGACGAAAAAGGAGCGGCAGAATGAGTGATCTGTTTCCAGACGGCCCCGACGGGCTGTTCCCTCGCGATCTGGCCTGGCATCCGCCAGCCGCGACACCGGGCTATAAAAGCACGACATTCCGCGCACCGCGCCAGCCGTTGCTGTCGCTTGATGCGACCAAAAGCGAACTGACCGGGCCGCGTTTCGGGCACGGGCTGATCGGCAAGCTCGATAACGACCTGATCCGCAATTACAGCCAGGACGGCACCGAAGCCATCGGTCAGCGCCTGATCGTTTATGGTCAGGTGCTCGATGAGAATGCACGACCACAGCCCGGCGTGCTGGTCGAGTTCTGGCAGGCCAATGCCGGTGGGCGCTATCGCCACCGCAAGGAAGGCTATCAGGCGGCCATTGATCCCAACTTTGGCGGCTGTGGCCGCGCGCTAACCGACGAGAACGGCTTTTATACCTTCCGCACGGTCAAGCCGGGCGCCTATCCATGGCCCAACGGCCCCAATGACTGGCGCCCTGCCCACATCCATTTTTCGGTCTTTGGCTCGGCCTTTGCGCAGCGCCTGATCACCCAGATGTATTTCGAGGGCGACCCGATGATCTGGCAGTGCCCGATCGTCGGCGGGATCAGCGACAAGGCGGCGATCGACCAGCTCACCGCCAAGCTTGACCGCCACAATACGCCACCAATGGACGCTCTGGCCTACCGCTTTGACATCGTGCTGCGCGGTCGTCGGGCAACATTGTTCGAAAACCGCAAGGAGGGCCTGTGATGATCAACCGTTTGCCAGAACTCAAGGAAACGCCGTCGCAGACCGCCGGGCCCTATGTTCATATCGGCCTGACACCGAATTTCTGCGATATCGGCGGGGTTTTTCCGCTCGATGCGGGGATTACCATGCTGGCCAAGGAAACGCCCGGCCAGCGCATTACCATTACCGGCAGGGTGATGGATGGCAGCGACGCTCCGGTTACCGATGCCGTGGTCGAACTCTGGCAGGCCGATGCAGATGGCAATCATCCGCAGACCTCGGATAGCCCGGACAAGGCATTCACCGGCTGGGGTCGGCAGCCAACCGACGCCACGGGCACATTCCGCTTCGAGACCATCAAGCCAGGCCTTGTCGCTGGGCCTGATGGGGTGGCGCAGGCACCACACGTGTCGCTTTGGATCGTGGCGCGCGGCATCAATACCGGTCTGGCGACGCGGTTGTACTTTGCTGACGAGGCAGAAGCCAACCAGGCTGATCCGGTGCTGAACAGGGTGCTGGACCCACGACGGCGCCAGACCATGATCGCCACGGCCAGCCAGGCTGATGGCGCGACGACCTACACGCTCGATATTCGCCTGCAGGGTGAAAACGAGACTGTCTTCTTCGATATTTAGGATCGTTCATGAGCAAGTTTGTCAGCCTGCAACAGGCTATCGGGGACCATCTACATGATGGCGACACCGTCGCCTTTGAGGGCTTCACCCACCTCATCCCCGTCGCTGCCGGGCACGAGACGATCCGCCAGGGCATCAAGGATCTCACCCTAGTACGCATGACGCCTGACATCATCTACGACCAGATGATCGGGATGGGCCTGGCCCGCAAAGTGGTGTTTTCCTATGCCGGCAACCCCGGCGTTGGTCTGTTGCGTCGCATGCGGGACGCCATTGAGAACGACTACCCGCGCGCAATCCAGATCGTCGAGCATTCCCACTCGGCCATGGCGCAGGCCTATGAGGCGGGTGCCGCCGGCCTGCCAATGGCGGTGTTCCGCGGCTACAAGGGCGCAGACCTGCCCAAGGTCAATCCCGACATCCGCTCGGTTACCTGTCCCTTCACCGGCGAAGAGCTGGCGGCGGTACCGTCGCATCGCCCCGATGTCACGGTGATCCACGCCCAGAAAGCCAACAGGCGAGGCGATGTTCTGATCGAAGGCATTGTGGGCGTGCAGAAGGAAGCAGCGCTGGCCGCCAAGCGGGTGATCGTTACCGTTGAGGAAGTCGTCGACGACTTCGAAGGCATGCACCCCAATCTGTGCATTCTGCCGCACTGGACAGTGACAGCAATTGCCGTGGTGCCCGGCGGGGCCCATCCCTCCTACACCATGGGCTATTACGACCGTGACAATGCCGCCTATCTCGAATGGGACAAGGTCTCGGCCGATCGCGAGCTGTTTGCCACCTGGATGAAAGACAACGTGCTCGACGCGACGCCCGAGGCGTTCGCCGACCGCGTGAAAGGGCTTTAAGATGACCGCGTTCACGCCCACCGAAATGATGACGATTGCTGCCGCTCGCGCCCTCGACAACAAGGATGTCTGCTTTGTGGGCATTGGCGCGCCGTCGGCAGCCTGCAATGTGGCCCGACTGACCCATGCCCCCGAGATCACCCTGATCTACGAAAGCGGCACCATTGGCACTGCGCCAGAGGTGCTGCCGCTATCGATTGGCGATGGCGAACTGTGCGAGACGGCGGTGGCAACCGTGGCCGTGCCGGAAATGTTCCGCTACTGGCTGCAGGGCGGCCGTATTTCCATCGGCTTCCTCGGCGCCGCGCAGATCGACAGGTTCGGCAATATCAACACCACCGTCATCGGCGACTATCATAACCCAAAGGTCCGCCTGCCCGGCGGTGGCGGCGCGCCGGAGATCGCCACCTCGTGTGGTGAAATCTACATCACGCTCAAGCAGGCGACACGCTCGATGGTTGAGAAGATCGACTTCTTCACCTCCTTTGGCCATGGCGAAGGCGGCGATCACCGTGAGCGGCTGGGCATCACCACAAAGGGCCCTACCCTGCTGATTACCGATCTGGCCATCTGGAAGCCCGACCCGGAGACCAAGGAATTCACCGTGGTGTCGCTGCACAAGGGTGTAACCCGCGAGATGGTACAGGAAACCTGCGGCTGGACCGTGCGCTTTGCTGATAATCTGAGCGAAACGCCCGAGCCCACTGAGCTTGAACTGTCGACACTGCGTGATCTGAACGAGCGCACCCGCATCGCCCATGCCGGTGGAAAGGCAGCCTAGCATGACCGA
The DNA window shown above is from Devosia litorisediminis and carries:
- a CDS encoding CoA transferase subunit A; translation: MSKFVSLQQAIGDHLHDGDTVAFEGFTHLIPVAAGHETIRQGIKDLTLVRMTPDIIYDQMIGMGLARKVVFSYAGNPGVGLLRRMRDAIENDYPRAIQIVEHSHSAMAQAYEAGAAGLPMAVFRGYKGADLPKVNPDIRSVTCPFTGEELAAVPSHRPDVTVIHAQKANRRGDVLIEGIVGVQKEAALAAKRVIVTVEEVVDDFEGMHPNLCILPHWTVTAIAVVPGGAHPSYTMGYYDRDNAAYLEWDKVSADRELFATWMKDNVLDATPEAFADRVKGL
- the pcaC gene encoding 4-carboxymuconolactone decarboxylase, with the translated sequence MSERSERAETGMTTRRSVLGNSHVDRAESAKTDFDTDFQTFIMEGAWGSVWSRPGLTKRERSLITLALLAAGGHEEEFAMHVRATANTGASANDIKEALLHVAVYAGVPAANSAFKVAKAELSLGQDEKGAAE
- the pcaH gene encoding protocatechuate 3,4-dioxygenase subunit beta, with the protein product MSDLFPDGPDGLFPRDLAWHPPAATPGYKSTTFRAPRQPLLSLDATKSELTGPRFGHGLIGKLDNDLIRNYSQDGTEAIGQRLIVYGQVLDENARPQPGVLVEFWQANAGGRYRHRKEGYQAAIDPNFGGCGRALTDENGFYTFRTVKPGAYPWPNGPNDWRPAHIHFSVFGSAFAQRLITQMYFEGDPMIWQCPIVGGISDKAAIDQLTAKLDRHNTPPMDALAYRFDIVLRGRRATLFENRKEGL
- the pcaQ gene encoding pca operon transcription factor PcaQ, which codes for MSLNLIDPRLKLRHLRCFLEVARLGGVAKAASALNMSQPAATKTIQELEAILGVALFDRSRRALTLTSLGEMFRLHAANGMAALYQGVQVAGQATATGMVRVGALPTVSTAILPTALATLTADGVVVPARVITGPNAYLIDLLRAGEIDFVVGRMADPHDITGLSFEHLYSELVCAVVRKDHPLTRQSAPVLSTLADYPWLMPPPDAVIRPTVERFLRAHDVPLAETVLETVSDSFARNYLRATDAIWFISEGVVAPDCRDGLLAMLPFAMQETLGPVGLTTRVDVTLSPAAASILTAIRHTARTLADARPAQGQAAKDPAGRAARLA
- the pcaG gene encoding protocatechuate 3,4-dioxygenase subunit alpha, which gives rise to MINRLPELKETPSQTAGPYVHIGLTPNFCDIGGVFPLDAGITMLAKETPGQRITITGRVMDGSDAPVTDAVVELWQADADGNHPQTSDSPDKAFTGWGRQPTDATGTFRFETIKPGLVAGPDGVAQAPHVSLWIVARGINTGLATRLYFADEAEANQADPVLNRVLDPRRRQTMIATASQADGATTYTLDIRLQGENETVFFDI
- a CDS encoding helix-turn-helix domain-containing protein, producing the protein MISGSGSILVGSEDVALRAPCLVWLPEGQSAHLTMRAGSSGAWLAVTGQALGHVALPGSIADDLRHMLLRPQLGTTLKPDVARGLTDHLLAIEGELRASKPGAPEMVRHLLAAVFIGLWRMSELVSHEARPLPRFIVDHFLQLVEVHLNDQWKVADYAAAMGVSTDRLNTAVRRALGKAPLEVIHDRVCAAARQMLESSGLQIDRVAALLGFDDPAYFSRFFKRLTGMSPRQYRHDYASRAARPAGSFAAWP
- the pcaD gene encoding 3-oxoadipate enol-lactonase, which translates into the protein MPFARINEITTWYQESGSGPALPVIFANSLGTDHRIWAGVTNRLSATRRCVVYDKRGHGMSDLSPQPYAISDLAADLLALANHCGIERFVICGVSVGGMVALASATAQPERIAGLVLCDTASRIGTPDMWNIRIGQVRNDGLSGIADSVMERWFSPGFRATRQDELAGWRNLLLRTPAQGYAETCAAIRDADLSAQAQAIAVPTLVVAGADDLSTPPDLVRALADQVSGAQFALIEGVGHIPSIEQPDLLADLLGEFLETMPHE
- a CDS encoding CoA-transferase subunit beta encodes the protein MTAFTPTEMMTIAAARALDNKDVCFVGIGAPSAACNVARLTHAPEITLIYESGTIGTAPEVLPLSIGDGELCETAVATVAVPEMFRYWLQGGRISIGFLGAAQIDRFGNINTTVIGDYHNPKVRLPGGGGAPEIATSCGEIYITLKQATRSMVEKIDFFTSFGHGEGGDHRERLGITTKGPTLLITDLAIWKPDPETKEFTVVSLHKGVTREMVQETCGWTVRFADNLSETPEPTELELSTLRDLNERTRIAHAGGKAA